In Mycobacterium sp. JS623, one genomic interval encodes:
- a CDS encoding WXG100 family type VII secretion target, whose amino-acid sequence MADHVKVDPVDLHMSSDHMDMHHAELLTAHTAANGSIEEAQAGWVGASSVALQAKFVEWQEATAKLTSEIAAHREAFRTAATSYQATDTDGAEKLNDQL is encoded by the coding sequence ATGGCCGACCACGTCAAGGTTGATCCGGTCGATCTGCACATGTCTTCGGATCACATGGACATGCACCATGCCGAGTTACTGACTGCGCACACGGCTGCGAACGGCTCTATTGAAGAGGCGCAGGCCGGTTGGGTGGGAGCCTCCTCAGTCGCGCTGCAGGCGAAATTTGTTGAATGGCAGGAGGCGACGGCCAAACTGACCAGCGAGATTGCCGCCCACCGCGAAGCCTTCCGCACTGCCGCCACGAGCTATCAGGCCACCGATACCGACGGCGCGGAAAAGCTCAACGACCAGCTCTAA